The following coding sequences are from one Gossypium hirsutum isolate 1008001.06 chromosome A12, Gossypium_hirsutum_v2.1, whole genome shotgun sequence window:
- the LOC107928351 gene encoding shaggy-related protein kinase kappa — MASASLGNGGAGSSRSVNGFKSSSSSVDWLGREMLEMRLRDKVDHDEDRDSEPDVVDGVGAETGHVIRTTIGGRNGHSKQNVSYIAEHVVGTGSFGVVFQAKCRETGEIIAIKKVLQDKRYKNRELQIMQMLDHPNIVSLKHYFFSKTDKEELYLNLVLEYVPETVNRTARSYSRINTRMPLIYVKLYTYQICRALAYIHNCIGICHRDIKPQNLLVNPHTHQLKICDFGSAKMLVKGEPNVSYICSRYYRAPELIFGATEYATAIDIWSTGCVMAELLLGQPLFPGESGVDQLVEIIKVLGTPTREEIKCMNPNYTEFKFPQIKPHPWHKVFQKRLPPEAVDLVCRFFQYSPNLRCTALEACVHPFFDELRDPNVRLPNGRPLPPLFNFKPQELSGIPPEVVKKLIPEHACKQNLFMALHT, encoded by the exons ATGGCTTCTGCAAGCCTAGGAAATGGTGGAGCAGGTAGTTCAAGGTCTGTCAACGGTTTCAAAAGTTCTTCTAGTTCTGTTGATTGGCTGGGGAGAGAAATGCTTGAAATGAGATTGAGAGACAAAGTGGACCATGACGAAGACAGA GACAGTGAACCTGATGTAGTTGATGGAGTGGGTGCTGAAACAGGGCATGTGATAAGAACAACCATTGGTGGTCGAAATGGTCATTCAAAGCAG AATGTCAGTTATATTGCTGAGCATGTGGTTGGAACTGGTTCTTTTGGTGTTGTTTTCCAA GCAAAATGTCGTGAAACTGGAGAAATTATTGCCATCAAGAAGGTTCTACAAGACAAGCGTTACAAGAACAGGGAGTTACAGATTATGCAAATGCTGGACCATCCAAATATAGTGTCCCTTAAGcattattttttctcaaaaacagACAAGGAGGAACTCTACCTCAATCTTGTTCTTGAGTATGTTCCTGAGACTGTTAATCGCACAGCAAGAAGCTACAGCCGGATCAACACACGAATGCCTTTAATATATGTTAAACTCTATACCTATCAG ATTTGCAGAGCACTTGCCTATATACACAACTGCATTGGTATATGTCACCGTGATATTAAACCTCAAAACTTACTT GTGAATCCACATACACATCAGCTGAAAATTTGTGATTTTGGGAGTGCTAAAATGCTG GTAAAGGGAGAGCCTAATGTTTCTTACATCTGCTCGAGATATTATCGTGCTCCTGAACTCATATTTGGTGCTACTGAGTACGCAACTGCCATAGATATATGGTCCACTGGTTGTGTGATGGCTGAGTTGCTTCTTGGACAG CCACTGTTTCCTGGTGAGAGCGGGGTCGACCAATTAGTTGAAATCATTAAG GTTTTGGGGACTCCAACAAGGGAGGAGATCAAGTGCATGAACCCGAACTACACTGAATTCAAGTTTCCCCAGATAAAACCACATCCATGGCACAAG GTCTTCCAAAAGCGTTTACCTCCAGAAGCAGTAGACCTTGTCTGTAGGTTTTTTCAGTACTCTCCTAATTTGCGATGCACTGCT TTGGAGGCTTGCGTTCACCCTTTCTTTGATGAATTGAGGGACCCAAATGTTCGCCTTCCCAACGGCCGTCCTCTACCACCTCTCTTCAATTTCAAGCCTCAAG AGCTCTCTGGTATCCCTCCAGAAGTTGTCAAGAAACTTATTCCGGAGCATGCTTGCAAGCAGAATTTATTCATGGCACTGCACACTTAG